The following proteins are encoded in a genomic region of Brachypodium distachyon strain Bd21 chromosome 1, Brachypodium_distachyon_v3.0, whole genome shotgun sequence:
- the LOC100830265 gene encoding protein TIC 21, chloroplastic has protein sequence MQALLLSPAAAPPRPPLPTLTRRSLSSSVVALAPCVSAPCRAAPYSAAARRGTPSRLAAAAAAPGPAEPAPPSAEEEADRAKLAQVSKRLEKTGRYFGSLGTLGFWSQLVCTTVSAGILSFSAVATGNATAPFTFYATAVGIIAAFVSVFRSFSYIRLSERLRRTSTEPAKAPPRADVVKNLRNSVVVNVIGMGAALLGMQATVGALVAKALTTSSVPYYQGISPGQSPVLALDVFLVQASANTILSHFLGLSSSLELLRSVTVPQAEATPRPV, from the exons ATGCAGGCGCTCCTgctctcgccggcggcggcgccaccgcggCCGCCTCTCCCGACGCTAACGCGGCGGTCTCTGTCCTCCTCCGTAGTAGCTCTCGCGCCGTGCGTCTCCGCTCCCTGCCGCGCGGCCCCCTACTCCGCCGCGGCCCGACGAGGCACGCCGtcgcgcctcgccgccgcggccgcggcgcccggTCCCgccgagcccgcgccgccgtccgccgaggaggaggccgaccGCGCAAAGCTCGCTCAG GTTAGCAAAAGACTAGAGAAAACAGGACGTTATTTTGGCAGTTTGGGTACCCTGGGATTCTGGTCTCAGTTGGTGTGCACAACTGTTTCGGCTGGAATTCTGTCGTTCTCTGCAGTGGCTACTGGGAATGCAACAGCTCCATTTACATTCTATGCAACTGCAGTTGGTATCATTGCAGCCTTTGTCTCCGTATTTCGGTCGTTTAGCTATATCCGTCTTTCTGAAAGACTTAGGAGAACATCGACCGAACCTGCAAAG GCTCCTCCACGTGCCGATGTGGTGAAAAATCTGAGAAACAGTGTTGTGGTTAATGTTATTGGAATGGGTGCTGCACTTCTTGGGATGCAGGCAACTGTTGGTGCCTTGGTAGCAAAAGCTCTCACAACCTCCTCGGTGCCCTACTACCAGGGAATATCCCCTGGCCAGAGTCCTGTCCTCGCTTTAGATGTTTTTCTTGTTCAG GCTTCAGCCAACACCATCCTCTCGCATTTCCTTGGGCTATCGAGCTCGCTGGAACTACTGCGGTCTGTAACAGTCCCTCAAGCGGAAGCTACCCCTCGACCGGTGTGA
- the LOC100825696 gene encoding uncharacterized protein LOC100825696 isoform X1, with product MQAAATSSALALSPAPPISLSLSLSAAAPTRPRRTAARAGAVRCDLAAPSAPASSPAAARWAQRTVVIPPQRRGCHLITHKIMHEIRSDLSEFKCGLAHLFLHHTSASLTINENYDPDVQTDTETFLNRIVPEGTSAPWRHTIEGPDDMPAHIKSSMFGCALTIPITNGRFNMGTWQGIWLCEHRDYPTPRTIVITLNGM from the exons ATGCAAGCGGCAGCAACCTCGTCGGCGCTGGCgctgtcgccggcgccgcccatctccctctccctctccctctccgccgccgcccccacgcggccccgccgcaccgccgcgcgcgccggcgccgtccggTGCGACCTCGCCGCGCCCTCGgctcccgcctcctccccggccgccgcccgctggGCCCAGAGGACGGTCGTCATCCCGCCGCAGCGCCGGGGCTGCCATCTCATCACCCACAAG ATTATGCACGAGATAAGAAGCGACCTCTCCGAGTTCAAGTGCGGGCTGGCGCATCTCTTCT TGCATCACACAAGCGCTTCACTGACCATTAATGAGAACTATGACCCGGATGTCCAGACTGACACCGAAACATTCCTTAATCGAATTGTTCCAGAG GGTACATCTGCTCCATGGAGACACACCATAGAAG GACCTGATGACATGCCAGCACATATTAAATCATCAATGTTTGGTTGTGCCTTGAC GATTCCTATCACTAACGGGCGTTTCAACATGGGAACTTGGCAG GGTATATGGCTCTGTGAACATCGTGATTATCCTACACCTCGCACGATTGTGATTACGCTCAATGGGATGTGA
- the LOC100825696 gene encoding uncharacterized protein LOC100825696 isoform X2, which produces MQAAATSSALALSPAPPISLSLSLSAAAPTRPRRTAARAGAVRCDLAAPSAPASSPAAARWAQRTVVIPPQRRGCHLITHKIMHEIRSDLSEFKCGLAHLFLHHTSASLTINENYDPDVQTDTETFLNRIVPEGTSAPWRHTIEGPDDMPAHIKSSMFGCALTVYGSVNIVIILHLARL; this is translated from the exons ATGCAAGCGGCAGCAACCTCGTCGGCGCTGGCgctgtcgccggcgccgcccatctccctctccctctccctctccgccgccgcccccacgcggccccgccgcaccgccgcgcgcgccggcgccgtccggTGCGACCTCGCCGCGCCCTCGgctcccgcctcctccccggccgccgcccgctggGCCCAGAGGACGGTCGTCATCCCGCCGCAGCGCCGGGGCTGCCATCTCATCACCCACAAG ATTATGCACGAGATAAGAAGCGACCTCTCCGAGTTCAAGTGCGGGCTGGCGCATCTCTTCT TGCATCACACAAGCGCTTCACTGACCATTAATGAGAACTATGACCCGGATGTCCAGACTGACACCGAAACATTCCTTAATCGAATTGTTCCAGAG GGTACATCTGCTCCATGGAGACACACCATAGAAG GACCTGATGACATGCCAGCACATATTAAATCATCAATGTTTGGTTGTGCCTTGAC GGTATATGGCTCTGTGAACATCGTGATTATCCTACACCTCGCACGATTGTGA